Genomic window (Vampirovibrionales bacterium):
CGCTGGCGATCGGCGCTTCTGCGGCCCCGGTCTGGGCCTATGCGCCGGCGACGCTGTACGACGACGTGTGGAAGCTGATTAACACGCGCTTTGTCGATGGCTCCAAGAACGGGCAGGACTGGAACATCTGGCGCAATCGCTACGACGACGTCATTAAAACCAACGACGACGCCTTTGTCGCCATCGAAACCATGCTGGCGAGTCTTAACGATCGGTATACGCGTTTTCTGACGCCTGATGAGTTCGCCGAAGAAGGCCGCTCGATCCAGGCCACGCTCTTTGGCATCGGCATCCAGATTGGCAATCGGGATGAGAAGCTGGTCATTATTGCGCCGATCGAAGATACCCCGGCGGCGCGCGCGGGCCTGATGGCTGACGACGAAATTCTCAAAATTGAAGACGTGCAGGCCAAAGGCATGGACGTGAAAGACGCCGCCGATCTCATTCGCGGCGAAAAGGGCAGTAAGGTGCACTTGCTGATTCGGCGCAAAGACAAGCCGGATACCGTGTATGAGGTGATGCGCGACGAAATCAAACTCAAAGCCGTCAGCGACAAGCCGCCCTTTGAGACGCCGATTCCTGCCAATATTGGCTATATCAAGATTTCAACCTTTCTCAGCGCTAACGCCGCCTTCGAAATGCGCAATGCGCTGAAGGCCGTCAGCGATAAAAAAGGCTATATCATTGATCTGCGCTCCAATCCCGGCGGCCTGTTGTCTAACGCCATCAGCATCGCCGATTTCTTTCTCGACGGGGGCGCGATTGTCAGCACGGTCGACCGCGACGGCTACAAAAAAGTAAGCCCCGCCACCGCCCGCCAGCTCACCGATAAGCCTCTGGTGGTCCTCATCGACAAGGGCAGCGCCAGCGCCAGCGAAATCCTCAGCGGCGCGCTGCGCGATAATAATCGCGCGATTCTGGTGGGGCAGACGTCGTTTGGTAAGGGCCTGGTGCAGGAAATCAACCCACTGCCCGGCGATGCGGGCGTCAATATTACGACGCAGCGCTATTTGACGCCAAACGATACGGATATCAACAAGAACGGCATTGTGCCCGATATCGTCGTTGAACTCAAAGAAGACGATATCAAGGCCAAGAAAGACAAACAGCTTGAGGTGGCTATTTCTGCGATGGAAGAGCGCCTGAGCGGCAAATCAATCAAGGCCATTCAAAGCCGTAATCTGTTGCAGAACGCCGTTGCGCCTGCGGTTAAAGAAGACGCCGAAGCGGTTGCGCCGAAGTCCTGATTGCATCAGCCTGATTAAATCAGGAAGACAGGGTCTGGCTCTGGGGCCTTGCGCGATACGCCTCTGACGACGCCCTGCGGCGTTACTGAACCCACAGGGCGATGGCTTTTGCGGGGTCAAGCCCCGAACCGTTATCGAGGCATACCCGGGTAAACGGACCTGTCTGGGACGCCCCGACGCTGGCGAGCGCTTCGTGAACATGCCCGAACACATGGCCGCTCACGCCCGCATGCGCTAACGGCGCGGCGCTGGCTTTGGCGTTGGATTGCCGCAGCGTTAAGAATCCTGTTTTGCCGTGATTGGTCAAAAACTGACTGAAGGCATTGCCCAGGGTTGCGTTGGCGTCGTCCAGAGATCCCAGCGTCCGGGATTTTTCCAGAAAGCGGCTCGGGAGCCGGCTCTCAAAAAAGGCGATGCGTTCGGCGCTCAGGGGCGGCTCTTTTCTGGAGAAAACATCCTTGAGCCGGTAGCGCGTGAAGTCCTGATACAGCGCATTGGCCGCCTTCGCAAATTCCGGCAGGGTTTGCGGCGTGAGATCCGTGTGACGCCCCTGCCAGTAGCCGCCCTGGCGCATAAAGCGTACGAGATCGCGCATATGATCGCTGGTGATCGGCGCATGGGTGATGAGCGTATGGCCGCCGCGTCCGTCAGGCGTCAGGTGAATCAGCTTTTGATTGGAGAGGTAGCGCGCGTATTGTCGTTGCCATCTGGGGATGTCTTCCTTTGGGGTGAGATGCAGCGACTGGGCGAGTGAATTCTTGCCCGGGCCCTCGCTTTTAAGCGCCTTGCGCGCGGTGAACTGCCGATCGGCCAGCAAGCGCAGCACGTCGAAATCGTGATTGGACGCCACGACGTCAATGTGATTGCTAAAGCGATTGCACAGCGAAACGATAGGGCGATCGGCCATGGCGGCCTTGTCGCCGATTGTATCGCCTGCCAGTGTCAGACGCCGCTCGGGGTTGGCCCATTTCATCTCGTCGTCGATAATCTGCTGGATTTTTTTGAGTTCGCGTTTGGCCTCATGGCGCGACACGTCGCAATTCTTTTTCAGCAGACGCTCGACATTGGTGAGCGCTTGCTTGAAGGCGAATGCGTTCTCGGCGCTGATCGTCACATGACCGCTGGCGATGAGCGTATCCAGCAGCTTGACGGGGTTGCCGTACAAGTCGCCCGCCACGACGTGATTCGCTTGACGCAGCTTCCGCGCGGCGCCTTTGGCGTCGAGTCTGGACGAAACGATGATTTTTGCGCCATTTGCTTCTTTTGAGGGCTTTAAGAGCTTGAATTGGGTCTTCACGGCTTGCAGCGGCGAAGCGAACGTATCGGCGTTGCCCGCCAGCGCGTGGCTGGTTGTTTGACGCGCTCCTGTCAATGCCTGTGCCGCTTCCGGCAAGCGAATCTGATGCAGCCCCTGCTGTAGCGAATGTATCGTGATGCTCAAATCCCGCTCCCTGCGTCTACGCGCGACGCGAACGTCGGCTGACGCTGATATAACCAGATACTCCCTCTCCTGCATAAAACCCGGCCCGCGATTTTTGATGCGCGTGCGGCAAGAGGCGTCATTCAATCGTCATAAAACCGTGAGACGCTTGCCTGAGAAGACGTCGCCCCGCGTTACATCTCGAAACAACCCATGACGCTTTGTTTTACGCGGGTTGCCAACTGATTTACAGTGAGCCCTGACGGGTTCCGTAAAATGGGGTTGTCGCAAGCCATGAGCCTTTTGCCCAAGGAAGAAAAGTTTTATCACATGATGGAAGAGCTGGCAGGCTTTGCCTACCAGAGCGTCGAGCAGTTGAATCGCATCGTGCGCGACGACGACCCCATGGCCATTGTCCAGATTGGGCAGTCGATGTCTGAAATCAAGGCCAAGGCCAAGCGCTGTTACTACAATATGACCAGCGAAATTTGCCGGACGTTTATTACGCCGTTCGACCGCGAAGATATTCAGGCCTTTGGCCATACGTTGTATAAAATCCCGAAAATCGCCGACAAAATTCAGGAGCGGATGATTGTTCATCGCTTGCAGCCTTTTAACGGCGATTTCACGAGTCTGGTGGACATTATCTCGCAGCAAAACGAAGCGCTGAAAGCCGTTATCGGCATTCTCAACAATAATCGCAAACTCAACGAAATGAACGAACGCGTCGCCACGCTCCACGAACTCGAAGATCGCGGCGATCATTTACTGGGGCGACTTATCGCCGATTTATTCTGGAGTATCTCTGATACGCGCGAATTGATTCTGCGCAAGGATATTTACGAGATGCTCGAAGAAGTGACCGACTATTACCGCGACTGCGCCAACGTGGCGTTACAGATTGTCCTGAAGCATAGCTGAGATACGCAGAGCCCAAGACACCCACACTGACGGGAGACGAGACTGACGGCGATGGATGCCTTTCCCTTTATGCTGGCGCTCATTGTGGTGTTGGCGCTGGCCTTTGACTTTATTAACGGCTTTCATGACGCCGCCAACGCCATTGCGACCGTGGTTTCGACGCGCGTTCTATCGCCCCGCTCGGCGGTGATATTTGGCGCTGTCTTCAACCTGCTGGGCGCCTTGCTTGGCACCGAGGTCGCGGCTACCATCGGCAAGGGGCTGGTGGAAGCCAAAGCGGTGTCGATGGAGCTGGTGCTGTTTGCGCTGATTGGCGCGATTGTCTGGAATCTTATCACCTGGCGCCTGGGGCTGCCGACGAGCTCTTCTCACGCGCTGATTGGCTCGTTGATGGGCGCGGTCTGTTTCTCGCTGCCGGACTGGCGCGGGCTCAATCTGGTGTATTGGTCCAAAGTCCTGGAAAAAGTCATTTATCCGATGTTTCTGGCCCCGGTGGTCGGCATCACGGTGGGCTTTATCGTGATGGCCCTGCTCACGTGGGTGGTCTATCGCGTGTCGGTGCATAACATCAACCGGGTCTTCGGCAAGCTTCAGATTGTATCGGCGGGCGTGATGGCGCTGAGCCACGGCCATAATGACGCGCAGAAATCCATGGGTATTATTGCGCTGGCGCTCGTGACGTACTATCCCAGCCAGCAGTTTGAAGTGCCCCTGTGGGTGATCCTCTCCTGCGCGCTGGCGATGGGCGCAGGGACGCTGAACGGCGGCTGGCGCATTATTCGAACGCTGGGCAGTAAAATGATCAAGCTTCAGCCGATTCATGGTTTTGCCGCCGAAACCACTGCCGCCGGGATTATTATGAGCGCCTCTCATTTTGGTCTGCCGCTGAGTACCACGCACGTGATCTCATCGGCCATTATGGGGGTGGGGGCCACCAAGCGGCTGTCGGCGGTGCGCTGGGGCGTGGTGGGGAATATCGTCTGGGCCTGGGTGCTGACGATTCCGCTGACGTTCCTGTTTTCGGGCTTTTTGACGACGCTGTTTCTGCACATCAAGCAGTGGGCGCACGGCTAGGACCGATGCAGGCAGGCGCTTGCGTCGCGCGCGCGAGCGTGACACCATAAGGCGCTCGACGCCTCCCGCGCGTCGGTTATCGTTTGAGAGGAGATACCCGTTATGCCTACCGCTACGAAAGTTCGCGCCAGCCATTTGCTGGTAGCGAGTGAAGAAGAAGCCCGGCAACTGCGTCAGGAAATCCAGGACGGCGCCAGTTTTGCCAGCGTCGCCGAGCGCGTATCCAAATGTCCGTCTGGCAAACAGGGCGGCGATTTGGGGTTTTTTGGCCGGGGTCAAATGGTGCCGGAATTCGATCAGGCGGCCTTCTCGCAGCCTGTCGGCGAATTGTCCGAACCCATTAAAACCCAGTTCGGCTGGCACTTGCTGGTGGTGACCGATCAACAATAACCCGGCGGGTTTCCAGTTATTTCAATCCCTTCCCTCTTCTTAATGAGACCCCTCGTGAGAGGGGAGGGATTTTTAGCAGGCAGGCCCGTTGTCTTAACCGGCGACAGGGGGCCTAGCGCGGGGCGTCGGGGTCAAGATAGCGCGCGCCAATGAGCGCTTCGGGCAGAAACGTTTGCGCCTGATCCGGATGATCGTGCGTGTACACGTACCCCTCGCCA
Coding sequences:
- a CDS encoding DUF47 family protein, with protein sequence MSLLPKEEKFYHMMEELAGFAYQSVEQLNRIVRDDDPMAIVQIGQSMSEIKAKAKRCYYNMTSEICRTFITPFDREDIQAFGHTLYKIPKIADKIQERMIVHRLQPFNGDFTSLVDIISQQNEALKAVIGILNNNRKLNEMNERVATLHELEDRGDHLLGRLIADLFWSISDTRELILRKDIYEMLEEVTDYYRDCANVALQIVLKHS
- a CDS encoding peptidylprolyl isomerase → MPTATKVRASHLLVASEEEARQLRQEIQDGASFASVAERVSKCPSGKQGGDLGFFGRGQMVPEFDQAAFSQPVGELSEPIKTQFGWHLLVVTDQQ
- a CDS encoding PDZ domain-containing protein, with protein sequence MKTRLTQWSVSCALTIALAIGASAAPVWAYAPATLYDDVWKLINTRFVDGSKNGQDWNIWRNRYDDVIKTNDDAFVAIETMLASLNDRYTRFLTPDEFAEEGRSIQATLFGIGIQIGNRDEKLVIIAPIEDTPAARAGLMADDEILKIEDVQAKGMDVKDAADLIRGEKGSKVHLLIRRKDKPDTVYEVMRDEIKLKAVSDKPPFETPIPANIGYIKISTFLSANAAFEMRNALKAVSDKKGYIIDLRSNPGGLLSNAISIADFFLDGGAIVSTVDRDGYKKVSPATARQLTDKPLVVLIDKGSASASEILSGALRDNNRAILVGQTSFGKGLVQEINPLPGDAGVNITTQRYLTPNDTDINKNGIVPDIVVELKEDDIKAKKDKQLEVAISAMEERLSGKSIKAIQSRNLLQNAVAPAVKEDAEAVAPKS
- a CDS encoding inorganic phosphate transporter translates to MDAFPFMLALIVVLALAFDFINGFHDAANAIATVVSTRVLSPRSAVIFGAVFNLLGALLGTEVAATIGKGLVEAKAVSMELVLFALIGAIVWNLITWRLGLPTSSSHALIGSLMGAVCFSLPDWRGLNLVYWSKVLEKVIYPMFLAPVVGITVGFIVMALLTWVVYRVSVHNINRVFGKLQIVSAGVMALSHGHNDAQKSMGIIALALVTYYPSQQFEVPLWVILSCALAMGAGTLNGGWRIIRTLGSKMIKLQPIHGFAAETTAAGIIMSASHFGLPLSTTHVISSAIMGVGATKRLSAVRWGVVGNIVWAWVLTIPLTFLFSGFLTTLFLHIKQWAHG